A genomic segment from Lutzomyia longipalpis isolate SR_M1_2022 chromosome 3, ASM2433408v1 encodes:
- the LOC129792519 gene encoding protein zer-1 homolog, whose product MSGRVRLKENNILDEDLPSLLEIVFKFLSENLSVVCDENKFDHNLELNEGVYIPNEICDRLLKYYQDCNQDINNHFIYIFRDTTRTPLKYVSLRNSTITDEGMEILLRHNLVSLSMWYCDSVTTNSWRTLIEHSSQLKSLELGKYVDMLKFSEPNEKTPIDFQLNLPHLRRLTLNAVVLQPSLQFSHLKELSYLDLTSCIFAEFSLEALVSLPNLSTLILFNVWPLEKEFRTLCKFKKLHTLDISVSNPTGYGIYKDPNIVLANLVENLPLLTHLDISGTNLAGTGVAQFEAKEKVKSSDIPGLVSRASRPLQFLGLYNTAHSACRRHDIPAITISGEANEEQILTSAVVYQDRPNLLTKVLNDLYHLLRFETCRSIHRALDVVLNAMDRHLRVKHMQISGSATLFYIVKGRDKSKFGTPLKNHIIRTLLNGMSAHLSDDTMMRNGCLTLCQFTIPNDVLFEYERLVRILLHGVSDTEQEGFVQRIAIYLLNSLACQVDGRQKLFLGDLGAISTMLSLINDRLTRNVFDDVMEVAWSTMWNVTDETAINCKRFLDGNGMEYFLGCLRCFPEKDELLRNMMGLLGNVAEVNVLRHRLMTSEFITVFANLLDSSSDGIEVSYNAAGVLAHIASDGAEAWSIETPSRREVLSRMVNAIERWDLHTERNINYRSFEPIFGLVRCYDIPECQHWAIWALANLTKVYPAKYCRLVEAEHGIELLYELITHRKPYTRIKELARMVLDHCAQNNQMTLDG is encoded by the exons ATGAGTGGACGTGTTCGCCTCAAGGAGAATAATATTCTGGACGAGGACCTGCCCAGCCTCCTCGAAATTGTCTTcaaatttctctctgagaatCTCTCCGTGGTGTGCGAtgagaataaatttgaccACAATCTGGAGCTCAATGAGGGGGTTTACATACCAAATGAAATTTGTGATAG ATTACTGAAGTACTACCAAGACTGCAACCAGGACATCAATAATCACTTCATATACATCTTCCGGGATACAACGCGAACGCCCCTCAAGTATGTGTCGCTTCGGAATTCCACAATAACAGATGAGGGCATGGAGATTCTCTTGCGCCACAATCTTGTCTCCCTCTCGATGTGGTACTGTGACAGTGTCACGACAAATTCCTGGCGAACACTCATCGAGCATAGTTCGCAGCTGAAATCACTGGAGCTGGGCAAATATGTGGATATGCTCAAGTTTAGTGAACCAAATGAGAAGACACCAATAGATTTTCAACTCAACCTGCCACATCTTCGTCGACTCACGCTCAATGCTGTCGTTCTTCAGCCATCGCTGCAATTCAG ccACCTCAAGGAGCTTTCATATTTAGATCTGACATCGTGTATTTTCGCCGAATTTAGCTTAGAGGCATTAGTTAGTCTTCCTAACTTATCCACCCTCATACTCTTCAACGTATGGCCATTGGAGAAGGAATTCAGGACGTTGTGCAAATTCAAAAAGCTCCACACACTCGATATTTCCGTGTCTAATCCCACGGGCTATGGCATCTACAAGGACCCCAATATT GTTTTGGCTAATTTAGTGGAGAATCTACCCCTTTTGACGCACTTGGATATCTCTGGGACAAATTTGGCAGGGACTGGAGTGGCGCAATTTGAGGCGAAGGAAAAGGTGAAGAGTTCCGACATCCCAGGACTCGTTAGTCGGGCAAGTAGGCCCCTTCAGTTCTTGGGACTCTACAATACCGCCCATTCAGCTTGCCGTAGGCATGATATTCCAGCCATTACG atATCTGGCGAGGCGAATGAGGAACAGATCCTCACGTCAGCCGTCGTGTACCAGGATCGCCCGAATTTACTCACCAAAGTACTCAATGACCTGTACCATTTGCTTCGCTTTGAAACATGCAGATCCATTCATAGAGCCCTTGATGTTGTTCTCAATGCAATGGATAGGCATTTGCGTGTTAAACATATGCAAATATCAGGAAG CGCAACACTCTTTTACATCGTCAAGGGACGAGATAAGAGTAAATTCGGGACACCGCTGAAGAATCACATCATCAGAACACTCCTAAATGGGATGTCGGCCCACTTGTCCGATGATACAATGATGAGAAATGGCTGCCTCACTCTATGTCAATTCACAATCCCCAACGATGTG ttatTTGAATATGAACGCCTCGTGAGGATTCTCCTGCACGGTGTCTCAGATACGGAGCAAGAGGGCTTTGTCCAGAGGATAGCCATTTACTTGCTAAACTCTCTAGCGTGTCAGGTTGATGGGCGACAGAAGCTCTTTCTCGGGGATTTAGGAGCAATCTCg ACGATGCTCAGTTTAATCAATGATAGACTCACGCGGAATGTCTTTGATGACGTGATGGAGGTAGCATGGTCCACAATGTGGAATGTTACTGATGAAACagcaataaattgcaagagattTCTCGATGGGAACggaatggaatattttcttggCTGTCTCAGA TGCTTTCCGGAAAAGGATGAGCTGCTGAGGAATATGATGGGTCTACTGGGGAATGTGGCTGAAGTGAATGTCCTTCGGCATCGTCTGATGACATCTGAGTTCATTACGGTGTTTGCAAATCTTCTGGATTCAAGTAGTGATGGCATTGAGGTGAGCTACAATGCAGCCGGGGTGTTGGCTCACATTGCCTCAGACGGTGCCGAGGCGTGGAGCATTGAGACGCCGTCGCGACGGGAGGTGCTGAGTCGCATGGTGAATGCCATAGAAAGGTGGGATCTGCACACGGAGAGGAATATCAATTACCGCAGCTTTGAACCAATCTTCGGGCTTGTTCGATGCTACGATATTCCAGAGTGTCAGCACTGGGCCATTTGGGCATTGGCCAATTTGACAAAG GTTTATCCAGCAAAGTACTGTCGCCTTGTGGAGGCTGAACATGGGATTGAGTTGCTGTACGAACTGATAACGCACAGGAAGCCCTATACGCGGATAAAGGAGCTGGCGCGCATGGTTCTGGATCATTGTGCTCAGAATAACCAGATGACACTCGACGGATGA
- the LOC129792520 gene encoding leucine-rich repeats and immunoglobulin-like domains protein 2: MATLLYTIFGITAGASLHCAVRREISPCTCAPHEAYLNTIEVNCERMETFTQVVDALQDRFQPDIAIWLRITYSQLEDLEARTFLEMNMNVKHLRLNFDNLTHLPESTFYNMSWTSRTEFLSLSDNNLEEMPAHIFKHMPMIGTLDVARCRIQHIREDDLQALKVLRYLMLASNQIKRIDTGAFPPSMVNLHIGKNNLATLNGTLRHLSELKLLFINSNNLTTLEDELPPASTSFILAQNNRIPALPQSIRNLPVDSIYMHNNELRTFDGVLRTAKLLLRLYVANNHIEYLATDEFKEATRLEEMQLSCNHIRALNGSLLPLKNLRSANFTVNDLTEFSLREIRGLTKLRTLDLSYNRIEKLTGRMDNLVEPDSLIVELRLEYNLLRSLDGNLMGLNRLRILNLSNNRLQHISPDDLIGLEELEYLDVSFNQLRTLEETSKTYLPSLQHLNASFNLLTEMKNDFHGLPILCMADLSNNNISIISKDLVANTRCSNHGVPNKLEILLQENPVLCNESLTELVTTMEEQQARILGVAHCIVPQEIALDNPMILPPLPLLPQIVQKPLPIVPNSIMQSPPSIVQVIVPSPVVVPAPVAQALVSSTSTAATTTVAGTSTSRPPEVTTAESVVVMSSAATEAAVEVQRTTEVVATTTERSSASTAPDGPSTAVPQVIVQGLHEMTHQLQPEPEEPPETLQDEGAPPERLLSD; this comes from the exons ATGGCCACACTCCTGTACACGATCTTCGGCATAACGGCCGGAGCATCGCTTCATTGTGCTGTAAGACGGGAAATTTCACCCTGCACGTGTGCACCCCATGAGGCCTATCTCAATACGATTGAGGTGAATTGCGAACGTATGGAGACCTTCACGCAGGTCGTTGATGCCCTTCAGGATCGCTTCCAACCGGATATTGCAATTTGGCTGAGGATTACGTATTCGCAACTGGAG GATTTGGAAGCAAGGACATTCCTGGAGATGAATATGAACGTGAAGCATCTACGACTCAACTTTGATAATCTCAC GCACCTTCCGGAGTCCACATTCTACAACATGTCATGGACCTCACGGACGGAATTTCTCAGTTTGTCCGATAATAATTTGGAAGAGATGCCAGCGCATATTTTCAAGCATATGCCCATGATTGGGACGCTGGATGTGGCCAGGTGTCGAATACAACACATCCGGGAGGATGATCTGCAAGCGCTCAAGGTGCTGCGGTACCTGATGTTGGCATCGAATCAGATTAAGCGCATCGACACGGGCGCCTTCCCGCCCTCAATGGTGAATCTGCACATTGGGAAGAATAATCTGGCCACACTCAATGGGACACTGCGTCACTTAAGTGAATTGAAGTTATTGTTCATCAATTCAAACAATTTGACCACACTGGAGGACGAATTGCCACCAGCGTCTACCAGCTTCATTCTCGCCCAGAACAATCGAATCCCAGCATTGCCGCAAAGTATCCGGAATCTGCCCGTGGACTCCATTTACATGCACAACAATGAGTTGCGCACATTCGATGGGGTTCTTCGTACGGCAAAGCTCCTTCTGCGCTTGTATGTGGCAAATAATCACATTGAATACCTCGCAACGGATGAATTTAAGGAAGCCACCCGCCTGGAGGAGATGCAGCTCAGCTGCAACCATATTCGTGCCCTCAATGGTTCCCTGTTGCCATTGAAGAATCTCCGTTCGGCCAATTTCACCGTGAATGACCTCACGGAGTTTTCCTTGCGCGAAATTCGTGGCCTGACGAAGCTACGTACGCTGGATCTTTCCTACAATCGCATTGAGAAGCTCACGGGACGCATGGACAACCTCGTGGAGCCGGATTCGTTGATTGTGGAGTTGCGACTCGAATATAATTTACTGAGGTCGCTCGATGGCAATTTGATGGGGCTCAATCGCTTGAGAATTCTCAATTTGTCCAATAATCGCCTTCAGCACATCTCCCCGGATGACCTGATTGGCCTAGAGGAGCTCGAATACCTGGATGTGTCCTTCAATCAGCTCAGGACACTCGAGGAGACGTCCAAG ACCTATTTGCCATCGCTCCAACACTTGAATGCCTCGTTCAATTTGCTCACGGAGATGAAGAATGATTTCCACGGCTTGCCAATTCTCTGTATGGCCGATCTCTCCAACAACAACATCAGCATCATCTCAAAGGACCTCGTGGCCAATACACGTTGCAGTAATCACGGAGTACCCAATAAATTGGAGATTCTCCTACAAG aAAACCCAGTTCTATGCAATGAATCCCTGACCGAGCTCGTGACAACAATGGAAGAGCAACAGGCTAGAATCTTGGGCGTAGCACATTGCATTGTACCGCAGGAGATTGCCCTGGACAACCCCATGATTCTACCGCCGTTGCCACTCTTGCCACAAATTGTACAGAAGCCCCTACCCATTGTGCCCAACTCCATTATGCAGTCACCCCCGTCAATTGTTCAGGTTATCGTCCCGAGCCCTGTCGTTGTGCCTGCTCCTGTGGCTCAGGCCCTTGTTAGCAGTACATCCACAGCTGCCACGACTACTGTGGCAGGCACATCCACCTCACGTCCTCCCGAGGTGACCACCGCAGAAAGTGTGGTGGTGATGAGTAGTGCAGCAACGGAGGCAGCTGTGGAGGTGCAGAGGACGACTGAGGTGGTGGCCACGACGACGGAACGAAGTTCAGCGTCAACGGCGCCAGATGGGCCGTCGACGGCGGTACCGCAGGTGATTGTGCAGGGATTGCACGAGATGACGCACCAGCTGCAGCCAGAGCCCGAGGAACCCCCTGAAACGCTACAGGACGAAGGAGCGCCCCCCGAGAGGTTACTCAGTGACTGA
- the LOC129792525 gene encoding enoyl-CoA delta isomerase 2 has translation MSVIQIENRGRLRILTINNIKKRNALNRQGYLDLTKALLDADKDDTVTVLAITGAGNFYSSGNDIAGAFSDPVPEEERKAILTNLVKAFYTFSKLLIAVVNGPCIGISATTAALCDVIYAEKDAYFYTPFTSLGLCAEGCSSVTFPRILGKSKANEMLLLNHKLTAQEALQFNFVSEVFSMKDLNTKIWPRIEGFAKLPYKSIMTTKSLIKRFETEELEAANIVENEALGERITSEECIQAAMEFMQKKVKSSL, from the exons ATGTCTGtgattcaaattgaaaatcgaGGAAGGCTACGTATCCTCACCATAAATAACATCAAAAAGAGAAACGCTCTGAACAGACAAGGTTACTTGGATCTTACAAAAGCCCTTCTGGATGCTGACAAGGATGACACTGTAACCGTCTTAGCTATAACCGGAGCAGGAAACTTCTACAGCTCAGGCAATGATATAGCTGGTGCATTTTCCGATCCAGTACCGGAGGAAGAGAGAAAGGCAATTCTCACTAATCTAGTCAAAGCTTTCTACACATTCTCCAAGCTTTTAATTGCAGTTGTCAATGGACCTTGCATTGGAATATCAGCAACAACTGCTGCTCTTTGCGATGTAATCTACGCGGAGAAAGAT GCTTACTTCTACACTCCATTCACATCTCTCGGCCTGTGTGCTGAGGGGTGTTCATCTGTGACATTCCCAAGGATTTTGGGAAAAAGTAAAGCAAATGAAATGCTCCTGTTGAACCATAAGCTAACAGCCCAGGAAGCTCTTCAGTTTAATTTTGTCTCTGAGGTGTTCTCCATGAAGGAtttgaatacaaaaatatgGCCAAGAATTGAGGGTTTTGCCAAACTACCCTACAAATCCATTATGACaacaaaaagtttaattaaaaggtTTGAGACTGAAGAGTTAGAGGCGGCTAATATTGTTGAAAATGAAGCCCTTGGAGAAAGGATTACATCGGAAGAATGTATTCAAGCTGCAATGGAATTCATgcagaaaaaagtaaaatcttcTCTATAA